Within the Candidatus Reidiella endopervernicosa genome, the region CGCGCTGCAGGCTGGCATCCAAAACACGTCGGTGCCCACCCTTATCGATCCACGCACGCTGCAGCGCTTTAACCAACTGACGATAACGATCGACATACTCTGCAAGCTGATGACCATGCAGAGTGACTTCAGGGAGGAGGCTGTAATCGTCTGCAGGCGCAGATAGAGGGCATCAAGCTCGTTCCCCACCGTGAGATCGCGGGCGTCGCTACCCAGCCCCAACGACGCCCCTCCTGCTCCGCCAACAACTTACCGATCAACAGCAGGCTCTCCCGATAACCCGTGATCAGGCTTAGAAGTTGGTCTACATAATTTGTGTCCCGGCCGGCGAGAGTCGCCTCAATCAACCAGGCGCTGATTAGATCTTCTAGCGCCGTCAGCTCGTTGTCTGCAAGGTCATCCACTACCTGGATTTCATCATTTGTGCGGTTAATTACAGAACAGCTCTCACATAGCGCACAAAGTGCGTCGTCAGCATATCTAGCGCGCGGCGCACCGTACCGTTCTGCGTATTGCTTGCGATCTTCCTTAACGCAGCCTCAATGCGCTGACTATCGCCCGCAAGCGTGTCGCGTTTGAGGTGAAACGTGTAATTGAACAGTTCAATCTCGGATGAGACCGCAGTCAGCGCCTTGATTCGGTCTGCATTGTCGACGACCTGATTAATCTGGGTCGTTGCGACCTCGGAGGCCAGGCGCTGTGTATCGAACAGGGCTACGCCGACCAGCGTTATTACCATGCCGAACGCTGCCAGTATCAGGAGTACCAACAGCCATAACCGGGTACGGATACGTAGACGGCTATAGATGCTCATATTTTCCACACACCAGGCTTACTGGTGCTCTTTATGCGGAGTGGTCCGTACCAGATCCGTACCGCGCAGCACCATGGGGCGCGGGTGGATTCCGAGTTTTCAAGGGTAGTGACATTTATCAGCCGACGTCCCTGATAGTTACGGGTAACCGGCAGCTCGGCAAGCGGCGTTCCGCAGGGCGCGCAGCAAATATCGGCGGCAATCCTTCCCTGCTCCTGCCCCGTTTTGACGACGGCACTCAAGACCCCTCTTCGACGTGGTAGCGATTGGCACCGATAGTCGGCCCTGGATAGAAGCTGGAAAAGCGGGAGATAATCTCTCGATTAGTCAGCGCACGCCCCTCTTCATCAACAACCCCTTCAAGACTATCCATGTAGACGGCTCCACAGCTCTGATCGGCCGATTCACCGATGCGCCGTAGCTCTTGAATGGAGTTGATCAGATAGAACTCCCCGACCGGCACGATGTAGTTATCTCGTTCTGCTAACACCTGTTTCTGCAAGGCCTCTCCCGAGGGGCTGGCCTTCGCGATGAAGCAGACCTGTTCAAACTGCGGAACCAACTGTTTGAGAAAGGCGATAGACTCCCTAACGTGGCCACGCTCCAGGGTTCCTGAGATATGCCGGTTTGGATAACCATAGTCGCCGGCATCGGCATTTACGCCACAAAAAGATCGGGGTATCAACCTTATCTTTTAGATAGGGGACCACCAGCATGGACTGCGCATTATCGTCCACGGTGATCACTCCATCGGGCTGGAGACGCTGATAAAGCTCATAGGCCTGGTGCGCCTTTTCCGGCCCCCGGCCAGATCAGCCTTGGTATCCATGTAGAAATAGGTGAGATCTGCGTGTTCACCAAGAACACCTTCGATTCCCTCCTTTATCTCCTCGCACCAAGGATTGTGCTGCTCGTAACTCATCACCACCAGCACCTTGAAAGGCCCTGACCAGGCGGGATAGGAGCAAGCAGGCCAATGGCCAACAGAAGCGTGATTAAAGAGACATTCATAATTCGCATAGCACCACCTACACTGCAAGAAATTGAATCCCTTCACCAATACAACTCATCTGCATCATAGCAAAAACAGTACGTTACAACCTGTTGTTGGCATCAATCACCCTCTGCCGCTTCAGCGATGCACCTCCACCCTATAACGGTACCCCGCCAGAGTGATAAAAACGCAACAAACCGTTGTAATTGATGGTCATAAACAATGGCTAAGCACGCTAACTCCAACTCAATTGCAAATATCGACTACCTGTCTATAACAGAGTATTTATTAACAAGTCACGCTGCCACAATCGTAAGCAATATCCAGTCTGGAATATCAACCAAGCTGCGATCTTCGGGAGTCGCTTTTTGCGAAAGTTTGTTTTGGGCATCCAAGCCCAAGCAAACAGCAAAACTTAACGCGACCGTTTATGCCTTCGGCGCCCCGACGTCCTGCGTACGTTGCGTAATCACCTCTTCGCGGCTCTACACAACTCCCTCAGTGACTCTACGCCGACATAAAGCCGCTGCTGCATCTTCTCCGTCGTTCGCTCGCGCTCTCAACTACGATTAGGCAGACGGCGTCGACTATCGGGGACTAACCGCCCTCACTTCGCTCTCCATGGCGGTCAGCGCGGGAACCCTGCTTAGGGCGCATCCATTAACACGCGGCTGCGATACCCAATCAATCACATACCATTCCAATCAACAGCGGCTACACTCATGGAAAGAGGGGCAGCTAAATAACATCTGTCTTTCGAGGGTATTTGGCTGGTGAGGGGTTGTAGCTGTTGTTGACGATTCCGGCACCAATGTTCAACGACCAGATACACAAAGGAGAGAATCATGAAGAAATTAGTCTCAACTGTTCTTGCCGTGTTCATGCTCTTTGGCTCTCTTCCACTCTACGCCTCAGAGGCTGGTCCGGCTCGAGTTAGCGGCACCCCAGTCACACAGGCTCACTCCTTGAGTGGCAGCGAATTGAATGCTCTCGCATCTCTGGAGCGAAAATCTCAACAGGCAGCTACCGTTAAGGCCGGCGAGATGAGCGACGAGGCGATCATCGCCGTTACGGTCATTTCTGTCGCCGTACTGGTGTACGCTATCTCCGAGTAGCAACCATTAAATATCTTCACTATTGGCCATCGTGTTGAGTCTCACCACGATGGCCTTTTTCAATCCACCACCCGAGTAGCCAGATCACGCCCATGACATTACGCACACTCACCCTTCTGCCCATCGTGTTGATCAGCCTGCTAATGAGTGGCTGCATCAATATGCCAATCAAAGAGAGCGGCGAGAGGGCGTTTCAGAGAGAGTTTGCTGGCATGACCTATATAAAGGTCCCTTACGTCGAACAGGAGAGCGCTGTGACCTGCGGTGTTGCGGTCATCCAGAGTGTTTCCGACTTCTGGGGCTCGCCCATCGATCAGCAGACCATGCTTGTGGATCACCCCCCTGCCGACACCGAAGAGGGTTACTCTCTGGCCGAACTCAAGACAATTGTTAAGAGGCACTCGCGTTTGAAGGCCTTTGTACTGAAGGCAAATGGTAAGTTGCTCGAACAGATGATCGCCAAGGGTCGCCCGGTCATAGTCGCCGTGCGCACCGAACCGAGACCATATATCGAGACCCCTTTCGAATTTACGCGCAGGCTGGTGCGCATTCTCGCCGAGGAGTACAACCACTACATTGCGGTGATAGGGATTAACAAGGAGAAGGTCGCCATCATGGACCCTGCGCAGGGCTTCTACGTGATGAAGCGTGACCGATTTAACACCATCTGGGCCGAACTCGGTAACGCCTCACTATTGATTGCGAAGTAGCGATAGTTTGATCTGCATATTATTAAAATCGCTCTAATAATCAGCAAGAGACTCACTCTCAACGACTCAATAAATAATACCTATGCAATCACGCACTCGAATCAAAATATAATAATCGCCTTCGCCAGCAAATCGACTGAAGATCAACTGCAAAGTTTGATAATGCTCTTTCTTGCCGACCACGGTAACGATGATAGTCGGTAGGGTGAAGGCAGGCGAAGCTCACCCTTGACACTCTCAAGATACTCAATGACACGCAGCCCCTTATCAAAGGCCTTTGCATTTCTCGCCAACATTAATTCCGGGGGTGATTCAGACAAACTTTTATAGGCGCCGTTTTTATAGGTGTAGGGATACTCTCTTCCCTTTTGATGGAGTAGGAATAATACCGAACCTCCAAAATAGGGAAGAATGTTTGCTCCACCACCCTGCACCGCCACATACACCTGTGCATCGGCGAGCAGGTTGAGTTTTGTACGATTGTAATCACCGCCAGACTCCAGCGTTGATTGCTCAAGGTCGGTCACATGATTATATCGATTTATAATCTCACGATCCGGATAGTGACAGGCCGAGTTATGATCATCGGAATAACCCGAAAGGGGAATTCTAGGACAACTATAGATCACTTGATAACGATCGGCAGTGAGATCCATCAATCGTTCAAGCGCATATAGCGGCATGTAATTTATCGGGCCAACATCCCACTCAACCGTGAATTTATTCTGAACAAACAGTGTCGGCCGCTCACCCCGGGATTGACTACTTCGGTAATGCCCTCGGTAATCGATATAGACTTTCCAGGGATTAACTACGCCATCAAACTCATTACAGTAAGGCCAGTATCGCTCGTGCACGGGCAAGCACCGACGGGGCTCATCCTTCTCCTCAAACTCATCCTCATCGAGAAAGAAATAGTATGGACGCATTCCATTGTAGGAAACTATTCTCCGCCCCCTGAGATGCCCCTCCTGCTTCAGCCAAGCGACAAAGGGACAAACTGAACCTCCCCAGTTTAACGGGTACTTTTAATAAGCGACAATGTCGCCATAGGAGTATCCAAATGACTAGAAAACGCAAGCCATATAAGACCTACACCAAAGAGTTCAAATTAGAAGCGGTTCGCCTGATGGATGAGTCTGATAGACCAGCCACTGATATCGCTATGGAGCTTGGTATTCGGCGTAATCAACTCTACAAATGGAAAGAGCAGTTATCCAACAAAGGAAACAAAGCCTTTGAAGGTCCGGGAAGGCCAAAGAAGCAGGATCAAAGCGAAGTCACCACCCTTCGCCAAGAGAATGAACGGCTGAAAGAGGAGCTTGAAATCCTAAAAAAAGCCGCCGCGTACTTTGCGAGGATCTCAAGTGAAGTACGCCTTTATTCAATCGCTCAGCACAAAGCATCGAATTATACGGCTCTGTCATGCGCTTGATGTATCAGTGAATGGCTACTATTCATGGTGCAACCGACCTGAAAGCAAGCGCTCCATTGAGGATCGCCAGCTCACCGCTAAAATAAAGCTGTTTCACAAGGCAAGTCGGCAGATCTATGGATCGCCTCGCATCCATAAAGATCTGCAAGAGATGGGCGAACGTGTTGGTGTTAATCGTGTGGCCAGACTGATGAGGGCAAATGACATTGCCTCTAAGATGGCTAGAAAGTTTGTCATAACGACTAACTCAAAGAACACGATGCAGCCCGCGCCAGATCTGCTTAAGCGAGAGTTTGATGTGGAAAGACCTGATAAAGCCTGGGTCTCTGACACCACCTTCATACCGACGCGGCAAGGGTGGCTTTATCTGGCCGTCATCATTGATCTCTATTCAAGGCATGTCATTGGCTGGGCTATGAGCAACCATAACAACACTCTACTGGTGAAGGACGCACTCACGATGGCTATCTGGCGAAGAGGCCGAGTAGAGTCTGTAGTTGTGCACTCAGACCACTATACTTCAGGTGACTACCAGAGGCTGTTGAAAGAGAGCTCATTACGCTGCAGCATGAGCCGTAAAGGTGAATGCCTGGATAATGCGGTGGCGGAAAGTTTCTTCGGTACACTTAAGACCGAACTGGTAGATTACGAAGATTACAAAACCAAACAGGAAGCAAAGCAGAGTCTGTTTGAATACATCGAAGTCTTTTATAACAGACGCAGGCGTCACTCGTACTTGGGGTATGTAAGTCCTGCAGAATACGAGGCAAAGTGTGCCTCTTAATTAATTCATCCGTTAAACCTGGGGAGCCTCAAACGTCATCATCTCAGAGCCATACTCACCTACATACTCAAGTCTCGACTCTTTTTTTAGTAGACCCAATGCATGATCAAGCAACCTATCATTGATACGGCGGTTATCTCTATTTTTCATTCGCAAATGCTTTACTCGTAGAGAGGCGTATCGGAATCAAAGCGTAGACGCCAGCTTCAAGGCTCTGGCGACAACCTGATCCATATTGTAATACATGTAGTCACCCAGTCTGCCCGCAAACAGCACAGACTCACTGATCTTTTCTGCCTCATCTTTATAGCGACGCAGCAGCGATCTATTTTCCCTGATTGGCATCGGGTAGCAGGGGGTATTCATGCCAGGTTCATGTTGAACTGGATATTCATACAACAGCGTAGTGGATGTGGATGATTGTCCCGTCAACTGGGTAAACTCTGTCACCCGCGTGTAGTCATGATCATTCGGATAGTTGACCACTCCAGCTTTTTGAAATCTGCTTATCGGCAGTGTTTGATATTTAAAGTCGATGCTCCGATAAGGCAGCCGTCCAAACTTGTAGCCAAAATATTGATCAATCGAGCCGGTAAAAACCAGCCGCTTATACTCAACCCTACTTTGTATCTCTTCCCATTCAGCCCCTAACATTACTTCGATATTCGGATGATCGAGCATATTATTAACCATCGCGGTATATCCACCCACCGGAATCGCCTGGTAGGTGTCTTGGAAGTAACCATCATCACGAGAAAGCGAGACTGGAACACGCGCTGTAACCGATGGCAACAACTGCTCTGGCTCCACCCCCCATTGTTTGAGTGAGTATTGCTCAAACACACGCTGATAGACCGATTCAGCGAATGCCCTAATATCCGAATCACTACTCTCCATCAACTGAAGAATCGGTACCCTTTCACCATTGCAATATGTGTTTAACAGCTTTTCGATGTAACGTTGCGACATCTGTTTGGGAAACAGCTTTTCTATACTATTCAGATTTACAGGTAACGGCACATACTCACCATCAATAGAACCAAGCACATGGTGCCTGTAGCTATGCCATTCAGTAAATTTCGAAAGATAGTCCCACACCACACGGCTATTTGTGTGGAATATGTGGGGGCCGTATCGATGCACGGTTATCCCACACTCATCCTCTTCATCAAAGGCATTTCCAGCCACATGATTGCGCTGATCGACAACCAGCACAGACTCTCCACGCCTGGTTGCAATCTGCTCTGCCAATGTCGCACCGGTCAAACCCGCACCCACGACAAGCCACTCTGTCTTCATCTGCCGTCCTCAACCGGATAAAAGATCATATCCACATCAAGCCCAGTCCGTTCTCGCCTTTTCCGACTCAGCAACTCGTTTCTGGATATCGGCCATTTGTTCGCCAAACTTCTCAACCAGTAACTTATGATTCGTAATTAGCTGCTGTTTACGCCTATCCAGATTGCCAAAGCTCTCTGTACCTCTAGCTCCGGCCTGACGAAATCCCGCGTCATACCATGCCACCTGGCCGCCCTGCAGCCATACCTGTAAAGAGAGCGCGACGTCAAAATGGATACCCGGCCAACCCACTTGAGAAAAATCCAGATCGAAACCCCCCATATCAACAAACGCCTTCCGGCGTATAAACACGGGTCCTACATTGATCGCCTCGACAAACCGGTGCATTGGTCCTCCACCTTCGCTGTGTAACGCCTCTTTTTTGTACTGGTTAGTAAGATCACCAGCAGACCAATACTGCTTCTGTTCAACACTATCTGACTCAATACCTTGAAAACCGAGCCAGCCACCGAGCACGATCAGATCTGGATAGCGATTGAATAACGATACCGCTTCATCGAACCAAGCGGACGTTGAGGGCGGGGCGTCATCATCCTGCAACAGGCAGACAAGCTCACCATTGGCATAACGAAGCGCACGGTCATAGGTTCTAATCTCGTGCAGATCGTTTGAGTGAATGACAAAGTCGTTCGGGCGGTTGAAATATTTCAGCCACTGCCGAAGGGAACCATCAACCGAGCCATCCTCACAGACGATGCACTCCTGATAGGGAAGACTCTGTAGCCTTTCGGCCAACATCTTAATATTGTCACAGTGGTTGAACGACTGGATAACGAAGGTGACTTTCGGTGCCTCAATGTAACGCTCCTCACTCTCACTTCGCTTTCGTTTCTTCTCTCTTACTTTGAAATCAAACCACAGTTTTTTTAAATTAAGCCATTTCTTAACCGTTCTAATCATTCAGTCTTACTCTTTCGGTAGCTCAGAAAAGAGACTCGGCCATGTTTTCGGTGCCACTTATCCCACTTACGAAGAATCTTGTATCTCTGTTGTGCCCAGTAGTGGCGAATCTTATCTACGAACGAAACGCCCATCATTTCATGATTCAAGTCGATGCAAGGCAATTCTGGATTAAAGTAGATTGCAAACTCTCCAACCGCAGAACAGCACTTCAACAAAAAGTCACAGCGCGACAGAAGCAGGCAATCTAGCAACACCTCTTCACCCTTGATGTAGCCACTCCCCTGCTTGCGTTGCTGGAATGCATTTATAGAGCGTCTTGAGCGCGACACATCGAGCGAGAGAACGCGATCACCATATCGCGTACGCATCTCATCTAGATATTGAACCTGATCGGTTGCAACAAATATTTTACATTCTGGATTTTCCAGGACATATCGATCGATATATGGAAAATATTGCTTAGGTGGAATGATTTTCATCAACTGCGTTGCAGAGTCAGCCGTGCCTTTATCGGTACCACGCATATGTATACCTAGCACTTTGTGACCCGCAAACAGCCGCTCTACGAACGACTCGAGCAGTTCAACCAGATGCGGCTTGAGATGGATGTATTTCTGAATAACAGCATGAGCCCGCTCTCTGTTGTCCCGATACCACGCCTCATCAAGCTCGACCTTATCTTTGAAGACTCCATACGGATAGGCAAAAACGCTTCGCTCATCGCCTGCATGCAGATGCCATAGCTCACTGTTCGTCAGCCGATGCAGATCACCACCCTGCAAAGAGTCATCCGGATCAACCAATCGCCGCTCAACATCCTCATAGGTAACGCCTGCCACCGGCTCGAAATAGTAGTCCCATGTGTTTTCGCCATACTCAGGATCGTAATAGGCATTGCTACCATTTTCAGACCATGAGCCAAAATGGACCACAGGCGTATACCCCTCACGTTCACAGTGGAGTAACTGGTTAATAACAAAAGTCACATACGCAAAAAAACCCGCATTAGCATGATTAATACGGATCTCGAACAAGCCCTGCTCGCAATCTTCCTGAATTTCACTACCACCCTTCACTACGGCACCTATCATAACGACTCATTGTTGCTTGCACTTGGAGCTGATATCACTTGCGTTGATCACTATACCGATCACGCGCCAAGTTACCACGCACTCTGAAACAATCATCTTATCTGTATCAAAACCGTGATATCAGTTAGGCTATCCGCTCGAAAAAAAAACATCATCCCATCTAAAATCGGAATAACAACATATGAAGAGTGCTCTGGTGTGCGGTGCTGGCGGATTTATTGGCAGTCATTTAGTCAAACGCCTTAAACGAGAGGGTTTTTGGGTTCGCGGAGTCGATCTGAAATTTCCTGAATTTGCAGCAACAGAAGCCGATGACTTCGTCGTCGGCGATCTACGCGACCCACACCTCTGCAGTCATGTAATTGATCGGCCTTTCACCGAGGTATACCAGCTTGCTGCCGACATGGGAGGGGCTGGCTTCGTTTTTATCGGCGACAACGATGCCGACATCATGCACAACTCTGCCATGATCAACCTCAACGTGCTCGAAGCCTGCCGTAAGCGCAACAATAAACACATCTTTTATTCATCATCAGCCTGCGTTTATCCGGAATTCAATCAGGAGACTGCCAACGACCCCACCACCGAGGAGAGCACGGTCTACCCAGCCCAGCCTGACAGTGATTATGGTTGGGAGAAGCTCTTTAGCGAACGCCTCTACCTCGCCTACCAGCGAAACTATGACATGCAGGTTAGAGTCGGCCGATACCACAACATCTTTGGCCCCGAGGGTTCATGGAATGATGGTCGCGAAAAGGCACCCGCCGCACTGTGCCGCAAGGTTGCCGAGGCTGATGATGGAGGTGAGATTGAGATATGGGGCGACGGGGAACAGACACGTTCATTTCTATATATAGATGAGTGCCTTGAAGCAACCACACGTTTCATGCGCTCAGACTGGGCGGGGCCAGTCAATATTGGCTCCGAGGAGATGATCACTATCAACGGTTTAGCTGAGATGATTATGGCGGTCGCTGGAAAATCATTAACGCTACGTCACATCGAAGGCCCTCTTGGAGTACGTGGACGCAACTCAGACAACCGACTCTATGAAAAAATGATTGGCTGGAAAGTGAGTGAACTGCTTAAAAAAGGCGTTGAACTGACCTATCCGTGGATTGAAGAGCAGTTACAAACCTCGTCATAACCGTGACGACAATAGAGACGCCACTCAGATCAAGAGCCTAAAGAGGCAGAACCGCTCAAATGAATGACTGGCATCGCTATTAATCTACCACCTCAAACGAGTACAAACTCACTGACATCATCCTCAAGGTCGCTGTAATCCAGGCTGGTTAAACCTAGCGCTTCCAACACACCATCCTTTACCCACAGCCACTCCGAATTCGAGTGAAAACGACGGGTTCGCTCAACAATATTCTCTGCCATCTTCAGAATGGAGTACATCGTGACAAAAGCCTCGTCACTCGACTGATCAAGCGCATCCTCTTCATGGTGTCGGAGGATCAGTTCGCAGAGTCCACGCGGTAGATCCCATGAATTAGCGATGAAGTAACCAACGACCGCATGGTTGGTATTATATCGCTCCTCCTCCAGCTCAGAGATCGTCGCATCGTGCTTCTCATTCGCCTCAATCAATAGACTCTTGTAGTCATCAAACCTGTTTGCCATTGCTGGGATACCACAATCATGGAAAAGCCCCACCGCATACAGCTCCTCGAATTGCACTTTTTGATCGGTCTTTTTGCCAATGTAAACCATGGTCTTTGCAACATCTGTCGCCTCATCCCAGAACCGCTCATGGGAGATGCACGACTTTTGATTCATTGCATGTCTGATCTCGTGGGTCGCAACCAGATTGGCCACTGAACGTGTACCCAACAGCATGACCGCCTGCTGGATATCGGAGATCATGCGTGAGAGTCCATAGTAGGGTGAATTAATAGTCTTCAGGATCGCGGCAGACAGGCCCACGTCACTCGCCACACACTCAGCCACCTTGGATGGATCGGGGTTTCTTCATTCGCAAGCCGCTGAATCTGACTCAACACCTCGGGTTTTGCTGGAATATGGAAACCACGAATAATCTCTTCAGCCGTCTTGTCATCAATCAGCATTGCTGTCCTCCAACCTATCAAACAGAGCCACCCGTACGGCCCATGGCATCACGAATAGCGTGATAGAGAGCTGACCACAGTATTGGTCGCTCTAAATTTCACATGAAGATTTTACAACCCAGACAATCAACAGGTTGTAAACAAGCGTTAAATGGCGTGCTTGAATTCAAAAATCAGTAGTAGATCAAATACAGACAATAATAAAGGCTGCCGAAGCAGCCTTTTTTAACATTGAAGATGTAACTATCGTTCGAGCTGGAATCCCCAAATAGGATCGAGAAGCTCGCCAACACCGTCATAATCATCCTCGCTGGCCGCGACGAAGTTCTTGCGCTTAAAGGTCTCCAGCAGACCCGCGGCCTTTGCCAGACCCTCTTCACTCAGAAGCGCCGTGGTCAACTTTTCGTGAAGCTCCTCATCAACCTCATCGGTAATGGAGATGGTGCGTTCTGGGTAGCTGCGTTCAGGTGCGTAGAGCAATTTGAAGCCAGCCTGATCCATCTTTTCCCAGTGTTTATCACGAAGTACTGCTGCCTCGGCTTTGCCCGCCTTGAGACACTCGACCAGCCCCTTGAAGCCCTTCACCGAGAGCATTACTGGCTGACGCACCGGATTATCGAACTGTTGTAGGAAGGCCATAGTAAGCATGTTGGGTGATGCGAAAGAGCAGACCTTCTTGCCGCTCAATTTTTTGATGTCAGTAACACTAGAGCTCTCAGGCACCACCACTACGATTCGGATTGCGCCCGGCAGACGTACCAACGGTGCATGACCCAGCATCTCCATGCGCCAACCGACAAAGTGAGGACCATCAAAGACGATATCGTACTCACCCTCACGCATGTTATTGGTGTATTCGAGGTAGTTGCGAGCCGGTTCGATAGCGATCTTCTGTCCAGAGACCTCGCTCAGGTAATTAACCAGCGGCGTGTAGAGCTGCACCGTCTTCTCCGGCGAATGGGTCGGTGCGGTCGAGAAGACCAGCGCCTCCTCATCCTCCGCCTGTACGCCCTGTGAAACGGTGACAGCTACCGAGAGAAGTGCAAGAGAGAACCAGCGCGAGAAAAAGCTTCTTATCATTATCATCCCCATCCATCTTTATCTATTTTTATCGTGGTATCCGCCATCATTCAAAGACCCAATCCATGGCGGCGATTCCTATCAAATCGCGCGACATAGAACTGATACCG harbors:
- a CDS encoding IS3 family transposase — its product is MKYAFIQSLSTKHRIIRLCHALDVSVNGYYSWCNRPESKRSIEDRQLTAKIKLFHKASRQIYGSPRIHKDLQEMGERVGVNRVARLMRANDIASKMARKFVITTNSKNTMQPAPDLLKREFDVERPDKAWVSDTTFIPTRQGWLYLAVIIDLYSRHVIGWAMSNHNNTLLVKDALTMAIWRRGRVESVVVHSDHYTSGDYQRLLKESSLRCSMSRKGECLDNAVAESFFGTLKTELVDYEDYKTKQEAKQSLFEYIEVFYNRRRRHSYLGYVSPAEYEAKCAS
- the glf gene encoding UDP-galactopyranose mutase, encoding MKTEWLVVGAGLTGATLAEQIATRRGESVLVVDQRNHVAGNAFDEEDECGITVHRYGPHIFHTNSRVVWDYLSKFTEWHSYRHHVLGSIDGEYVPLPVNLNSIEKLFPKQMSQRYIEKLLNTYCNGERVPILQLMESSDSDIRAFAESVYQRVFEQYSLKQWGVEPEQLLPSVTARVPVSLSRDDGYFQDTYQAIPVGGYTAMVNNMLDHPNIEVMLGAEWEEIQSRVEYKRLVFTGSIDQYFGYKFGRLPYRSIDFKYQTLPISRFQKAGVVNYPNDHDYTRVTEFTQLTGQSSTSTTLLYEYPVQHEPGMNTPCYPMPIRENRSLLRRYKDEAEKISESVLFAGRLGDYMYYNMDQVVARALKLASTL
- a CDS encoding cysteine peptidase family C39 domain-containing protein; this translates as MTLRTLTLLPIVLISLLMSGCINMPIKESGERAFQREFAGMTYIKVPYVEQESAVTCGVAVIQSVSDFWGSPIDQQTMLVDHPPADTEEGYSLAELKTIVKRHSRLKAFVLKANGKLLEQMIAKGRPVIVAVRTEPRPYIETPFEFTRRLVRILAEEYNHYIAVIGINKEKVAIMDPAQGFYVMKRDRFNTIWAELGNASLLIAK
- a CDS encoding phosphate/phosphite/phosphonate ABC transporter substrate-binding protein translates to MIRSFFSRWFSLALLSVAVTVSQGVQAEDEEALVFSTAPTHSPEKTVQLYTPLVNYLSEVSGQKIAIEPARNYLEYTNNMREGEYDIVFDGPHFVGWRMEMLGHAPLVRLPGAIRIVVVVPESSSVTDIKKLSGKKVCSFASPNMLTMAFLQQFDNPVRQPVMLSVKGFKGLVECLKAGKAEAAVLRDKHWEKMDQAGFKLLYAPERSYPERTISITDEVDEELHEKLTTALLSEEGLAKAAGLLETFKRKNFVAASEDDYDGVGELLDPIWGFQLER
- a CDS encoding glycosyltransferase family 2 protein, yielding MIRTVKKWLNLKKLWFDFKVREKKRKRSESEERYIEAPKVTFVIQSFNHCDNIKMLAERLQSLPYQECIVCEDGSVDGSLRQWLKYFNRPNDFVIHSNDLHEIRTYDRALRYANGELVCLLQDDDAPPSTSAWFDEAVSLFNRYPDLIVLGGWLGFQGIESDSVEQKQYWSAGDLTNQYKKEALHSEGGGPMHRFVEAINVGPVFIRRKAFVDMGGFDLDFSQVGWPGIHFDVALSLQVWLQGGQVAWYDAGFRQAGARGTESFGNLDRRKQQLITNHKLLVEKFGEQMADIQKRVAESEKARTDWA
- a CDS encoding HDOD domain-containing protein yields the protein MGLSAAILKTINSPYYGLSRMISDIQQAVMLLGTRSVANLVATHEIRHAMNQKSCISHERFWDEATDVAKTMVYIGKKTDQKVQFEELYAVGLFHDCGIPAMANRFDDYKSLLIEANEKHDATISELEEERYNTNHAVVGYFIANSWDLPRGLCELILRHHEEDALDQSSDEAFVTMYSILKMAENIVERTRRFHSNSEWLWVKDGVLEALGLTSLDYSDLEDDVSEFVLV
- a CDS encoding NAD-dependent epimerase/dehydratase family protein, giving the protein MKSALVCGAGGFIGSHLVKRLKREGFWVRGVDLKFPEFAATEADDFVVGDLRDPHLCSHVIDRPFTEVYQLAADMGGAGFVFIGDNDADIMHNSAMINLNVLEACRKRNNKHIFYSSSACVYPEFNQETANDPTTEESTVYPAQPDSDYGWEKLFSERLYLAYQRNYDMQVRVGRYHNIFGPEGSWNDGREKAPAALCRKVAEADDGGEIEIWGDGEQTRSFLYIDECLEATTRFMRSDWAGPVNIGSEEMITINGLAEMIMAVAGKSLTLRHIEGPLGVRGRNSDNRLYEKMIGWKVSELLKKGVELTYPWIEEQLQTSS
- a CDS encoding transposase — protein: MTRKRKPYKTYTKEFKLEAVRLMDESDRPATDIAMELGIRRNQLYKWKEQLSNKGNKAFEGPGRPKKQDQSEVTTLRQENERLKEELEILKKAAAYFARISSEVRLYSIAQHKASNYTALSCA